CATTAATTTTTATGGATATTCGGCTGGCGGATGGCATTTGTTTCGACATTTTCTCGCAGGTACCCGTCAGTAGCCCCATCATTTTTACGACAGCCTACGATGAGTACCTGATGATGGCCTTTAAGGTTACCAGCATTGATTACTTGTTAAAACCCATTGACGCCGACGAACTAGCTCAGGCCCTGGATAAGTTCGATCAGCTGCATCCTACCCAACCCACCACCGACTCAGCTACGCTTTACGCCGAGTTTCTAGCCTTGTATCAGAAGCAGATGAAACCATCCCGACAGCGGTTTTTGCTGCCCTACCGCGATGGCTATACCACCCTGCTGGTAGAAGATATTGAGTTCTTTTTCTCGGAAGCCAAGCTCACCTTCGCCCACACGAAAAGCGGTGATAAATCCATGATTCCGCATACACTCGAAGAGCTGGAAATTGATTTAAATCCGCAGCATTTCTTCCGGGCCAATCGCCAGTATATTATTCACGTAGGTAGTATCCGAAGTATTCACAACTACTTTAATGGCAAGCTTAAGGTACAAATAGGTACGTACGAACCGCTGGATATTATCATCAGTAAGGATAAAGCTCCTGCGTTTAAGCATTGGCTGAATCAATGATGGTTGCTAAAGTTAATGTATGGATAATTTTGGCTTCAGGACATACAGTAGAACTACCTAATTTATTTGAGTTCACCCAGGTAAAAGGCGAGGTTTAAACCGAAAAAAGAACGCCTGGCGTTTACATTTCCAAAGGCCGTCAGACCGATTCCTAAATCTTTTCCTCCCGTAATAAAACGAATTTCGGTGGGCAAGCCAATGGTTGTATAGTCCAGGCTTTCGTACACATTATTTCCGTAGAGTAATGGATCGGAATCGTAGTATTTATATACTCCCCGATCGGTACCCCATACCGCACCCACACCCGCCGAAAAACGAAACTTTCCTACTTTGTAACCGTAGAGTAAGCCTACATCCGCCACATCAATCAGAGGAGTTACGCTTTCCTTTTCGAAAACCCCCAGATTATACGAACAGCGAAAGGTAAGGAGCGTTGGTTTGTTTTTAAACTCGTAAGCAACGGCCCCCGTTAGATTAGCAAATTTGGTTTGTCCTACGGCACCTCCACCGGCTAAGGATAACCAAAACCCGTCCCGGGTACGGTCCTGTGCGTACGCTTTTCCAGTAAAAGCCGTAACGAAGAAAAAAAGCAGTACGTAAAAAGTTGATTTAATCATTGGATGGGTTGGTGAAATGAATCGTATTAGTGGATGAATTTCAAAAGGTAAAGCCGATTTTACCCGTGAGGTAACCTCTCTGTTGCATGCCTAACAGGCCCACGGAGGCGAGTATACGGCTTTTACCTTTAAGTCGATAACCAGCACCCAAACCCGTTTCCAATAGAAAGGTAGCCGTACCACTTTCGTACTGATTCCAGAAATGAGAATAGCCAGGATTCAGGTAGAAATATGGAATGAAACGTTGCGTAGAAAAGTCTGCCCGCAGGTCGGCAAAAGCCATCATACCATTGATCCCGGCAATTCGGGCGTAACTAAGACCCAGACCCGTATGGATCATTTCTTTAAAAACGCAGCCGTTTACGGAAGTCAGGCGAAATCCATTCGCTTGTGGTGGCAGGTAATCCCCTTTCCAATCCGGACCGGGATCCACCGTACGCCCGCGGATGAAATAATTAAATTTTTCAACGAATAGACTGGATTCAAATCGGGACGTACGCTGTGCGTATAACAGGGAAGAAAACAGTAACATTACTATACTCGTATAAAGCCATTTCATAGAGGGGAGGTTGGTTCTAAATTAAAATATAAAGGCAAGGTGATTTTCTTTTCAAAGAAGGTTAATTGCGTTTTAAAAATAACGGTAAAAGAATTATTTATTATTTTAAATCGTAAAGAGAATCGACTGTATTGCTAACACAAAATCAATTTAGTTAAGAAATTCTCTTGTTTTTATGTGGCTTCTATTTTGTAAAAATGATTAGCTATTTAGATCCTCATAATGGAATAAAGAAGGAACAAAACCTTACTCAAATCACAAATTAATTCATTAGTACAGGTGAAGAGCCGCATGGGTTATATGAACTAACCCATGCGGCTCTTCGCTTACTAGTTACCGATCCTTTACCGTTCCACCACCCAGCGATTTACAGTATTGTAGGTTCCTTCCAGTACGACTTTATAGAAACCTTCGGGTAGCTTAGATACATCTAGTGTTGCTTTTTCAGCCGTTACCGGGACTTGCTCCATCAACAGGTAGCGGTCATGGCCGCCTTTTTCAAAATCGTTGGTTAGGGCCAGCCAGATCTTTACCTCGCCCGTTTTATCAACCGCCTGCCAGGTAAGCTTGATCTGCTTGTTTTCTTTGGTGATAGTGGGGTGATTGATCGAAAGTTTACCCGTCAGCGGTACGCCGTCGAGTTCAAAGGCCCGTTCTTTCGGAAAATTGATTCCCAGATGCCGACCAATCGTTGGGGTGATATCCACAATAGCGGGGTACGCCTGCGTCTTGGCCGACTGGCGGAAGTAATCGTTCAAGCCGCTGGCGTTGGTTACGATCCAGGTACTACGTTCGGCATCCGACTGGCGACCATGATCTTTTCCCACGGGTTCACTTCTCCCGTGATCGGTAGTAATAAAAAATTGCCATTTTTCACCCAGTTTTTCCCGCTCCTGAATGGCTTTCCACAAACGCCCCATTTGATCGTCCATCAGCGTAACGGCTTTAGTAAAAGCCTCACTGTTGCCGTATCGGTGGCCCATGTCATCGGTGTATTCCAGATAGACCCAAGACAAATCCGGAGCGTTGGTACGGATATAGGCCGCCGCCTCATCCACGACTTTTTCATCAATGCGGCGAATGTACTCGGATTTGTTATCGTGCGGGAAATGCAGCGTATCCAGTTCAAAACCATCGAAGAAGTAATCCATTTCCAGCTGATTGGTCTGGTCTAAACCCGTACCAATCAGTTTGGTACGATTATCGAGCCAGGTGGAAAAAATGGCGGCTTTCTTCTGGGGATAGGTTTCCTTAAAGAAGCGAAAGATCGTCCAGTAGTTATAATTCGGTTCCCGGATGCTGTTATCCCAGACGTTATGCTTGTTGACCCAGGTACTCGTCAGCAAGCTATTATAACCCACCGCCGAGATGGTGGGAGTTTGTGAATACGACTGTTTCTGACCCCCTACGTACGCTTTGCTCATACCGCCGACTTTGGCAATGGCATCCAGATGAGGCGTCGGAATTTTTTTGAGTTGTTCGTAAGAAATGCCATCGACAATTACGAATACGGCCTTGTGTGCCCCCGGCTGAGCGT
This portion of the Siphonobacter curvatus genome encodes:
- a CDS encoding LytR/AlgR family response regulator transcription factor gives rise to the protein MNTSLLPCLIIEDEQANVNRLIRLLQSLRPNHQILAVLGTVSESVAWLKTQPKPPLIFMDIRLADGICFDIFSQVPVSSPIIFTTAYDEYLMMAFKVTSIDYLLKPIDADELAQALDKFDQLHPTQPTTDSATLYAEFLALYQKQMKPSRQRFLLPYRDGYTTLLVEDIEFFFSEAKLTFAHTKSGDKSMIPHTLEELEIDLNPQHFFRANRQYIIHVGSIRSIHNYFNGKLKVQIGTYEPLDIIISKDKAPAFKHWLNQ
- a CDS encoding alkaline phosphatase family protein, with protein sequence MSFPRYFAYAMLLLASVRTSYAQPGAHKAVFVIVDGISYEQLKKIPTPHLDAIAKVGGMSKAYVGGQKQSYSQTPTISAVGYNSLLTSTWVNKHNVWDNSIREPNYNYWTIFRFFKETYPQKKAAIFSTWLDNRTKLIGTGLDQTNQLEMDYFFDGFELDTLHFPHDNKSEYIRRIDEKVVDEAAAYIRTNAPDLSWVYLEYTDDMGHRYGNSEAFTKAVTLMDDQMGRLWKAIQEREKLGEKWQFFITTDHGRSEPVGKDHGRQSDAERSTWIVTNASGLNDYFRQSAKTQAYPAIVDITPTIGRHLGINFPKERAFELDGVPLTGKLSINHPTITKENKQIKLTWQAVDKTGEVKIWLALTNDFEKGGHDRYLLMEQVPVTAEKATLDVSKLPEGFYKVVLEGTYNTVNRWVVER